The genomic interval GGCTCAGCGCAAAGCAGAAGGAAGACCGCGAGAAGGAAGCCCGCCTTCAGGAGCTCAAGGGCAAGCCCAGCCAGACGAAGGACGGCCGCAAAGTCAGGCTTTATGCGAACATCGGAGGCCCGAAAGACATTAAGGCAGTCCTCGAGAACGACGCTGAGGGTGTCGGACTGTTCAGGTCAGAGTTCGTGTACCTCAACAGCAAGGAAGACCCCAGCGAGGATGCACAGTTCGCCGCGTACAAGCAGGTGCTCGAGGGACTTTCTCCGCGCCTCGTAATCATCAGGACCTGCGACATCGGTGCAGACAAGACCATCGACTATATGCACCTCGACAAGGAAGACAACCCCGCGTTAGGCTTCAGGGCAGTACGTATCTGCTTGTCGCGCCCCGACTTCTTCAAGAGGCAGCTCAGGGCACTGCTCAGGGCTTCAGCTTTCGGCAATCTCGGAATCATGTTCCCGATGATTATCAGCAAGTGGGAAGTCGTAGAGTGCAAGAAGATTCTTGAAGAGTGCAGGAAGGAGCTCGAAGCAGAGGGACAGAAAGTCGGCAAGTACGAGATCGGCATCATGATTGAGACACCCGCCGCCGCACTGTGCGCTGACGAGCTCGCCGAAGAGGTAGACTTCTTCTCGCTGGGCACAAACGACCTCACCCAGTACACCTGCGCAATCGACCGCCAGAGCGCGAACCTCGAACGTTTCGCCAACACCCATCACCCCGCACTGCTGAGGCTCATTCGCGAGACCATCGAGGCCGGGCACAGGCACGGAACATGGGTAGGAATCTGCGGCGAACTCGGAGCTGACCCCGAACTCTCGGAAGAGTTCCTGAAGTGGGGAGTCGATGAACTCTCCGTGAACCCGAAGAGCATTCTTCCTCTGCGCGAAAGAGTCAGGAACATGGATCTGTCGCAATTCAAGACTGAATCCCCCGCATCGGAAGCCAAGCCTGAACCGGCAGCACCAAAGCCGGAAGCTAAGGCAGAAGCACCGAAGCCGAAGGGATTTTTTGGGAGGTTATTCGGATAACATGATATACGGAGCATTAGAAGCCGGCGGCACAAAGATGATCTGCGCAACCGGCAACGAAGAAGGCCAGATACTCGATCAGGTCTCCATCCCCACAACTACCCCTGATGAGACCATGCCGAAGATTATCGAGTACTTCAGGGCAAAGCTCGACGCTGAGAACCCCGACGACAAACTCAAGGCTATCGGCGTTGCGTGTTTCGGCCCTGTAGATGTCCGCCCGAACTCCAAGACTTACGGGAACATCCTCTACACGCCCAAAATCCCTTGGCGCAATTTCCCGATGGTCAAGACTCTGCGCGAAGCACTCGACAACATTCCCGTAGGTTTCGACACCGACGTGAACGGTTCTCTTCTCGGAGAAGCCACGTGGGGAACTGCGAAGGGGCTCACTGATGCAGTGTATTTCACCATCGGCACGGGCATCGGCATGGGCGCAATGGCAGGCGGAAACCTCATTCACGGAATGCTTCACCCCGAAGCAGGACACATCATGATGGCACCTGTACCCGGCGACGAGTACAAGGGACACTGCCCGAATCACGGCACTTGCTTTGAGGGAATGGCCTGCGGTCCGGCAATCGAGGACAGGTGGGGCAAGCCCGGCAAAGAACTGCGCGAGAACCCCGACGTGTGGGATCTCGAGGCAAAGTACATCGCTCAGGCCTTAACGTCCGTCATTTTCACGCTGAGCCCGCAGAAGATAATTCTCGGCGGCGGAGTTATGGGACAGTCTCAGCTTTTCCCGCTCATCCGCAAGTACGTGCTCGAGAACGTCAACGGCTACATCGACACGAAGGAACTCCGCAACATCAACGCTTACATCACTCCGGCAGCACTGAACGGGAATCAGGGCATCATGGGTGCTCTGAAACTTGCCGAAATGGCTGCAGAGGAAGAGTAAGACTGTACAGCAAGTTTTCATGCCTCCCTGTTGATTTTTTCAGCAGGGGGGATATTATTTACTCATAATTCCATGACAAACGAGGTAGAACATTTTGGCTGAAGTACAGAAATTAGACCCTTCCAAGCCCGTGCCGAACAACGACTTCAAGGACATCGACGTTGAGTCATTGGGCGAGGAACACATCAACCTTGTCTTCACGCTCGGCCGTGAGAACTTCGGCGTTGACGTGAATATAGTGAACGAAATCGTACGTGTTCCGTCATTCATCACGCGTGTCCCGAACGCTCCGATGTACATTCGTGGAGTGATTAACCTCAGGGGAACAATCGTGCCTGTGTTCGACATGCACATGAAAACCGGGATGCCTGCAACTCCTCTAACCGACGAAGCCCGCATAGTCGTAATCACAATCAGCGACGTAATCTTCGGAATGATTGTGAACTCTGTGCGCGAGGTCAAGACAATCTATGACACGCAGCTTGAGCCCGCGACGAAGCTGTCTTCTGCTGTGGACAGGAGATATGTTCTGTGGGTGGCGAAACCTGCGGACGAGAGGCTGATACTGCTTCTGGACATTCCCAGACTCTTCGAGCTCGACCAGATACTGCAGGAAGACAACGAATAAGTTTATGCGCAGGATAATTTTTCTGGCACTGCTGGCAGTCTTGGCATGTGCCTTTTCTGCGTGTGCAGATGTTCAGGTCTACAGGGGAGCAGGGAGCATAGGCTCTGTGCCGTCGCTCGAGAACGCTTCGGGGCTGTGCGTGCCGGTTGAGGATGTTGCGCGCATTATGGGTTTCTCGGTCCGGCGGTCGGGTGAGGAAGTGTTCATGCTGAGAGGTTCATCACAGCTGAAGCTGATACTGAAGTCTGCTGCTGCCTGGCGCGGATTGGCGATTGTCCCGCTGTACTCCGCTCCCTTTGAGCAGGGCGGGAAAGTGTGGCTGGACTCGCAGAGCGCCGTCTCACTCTTTCAGGCTTTCGCTGGCAGAGGACAGAACAGCAGGCTTCGTTTCGTGAAGGGAGCAGCACAGCCCGCACCCGCAATTGTGGCGGCAGAAGCTCCTGAACCTCCAAAGCCAGCGGCAACAGCAACAGTCGCTCAAGCTCCCGCAAAACCAGCGAAAACAGCGACAGTCGCGCAGACTACCGCAAAACCAGCACAGACAGTGGCGGCATCGCAAGCTCCGGCTAAACCTGCAGAGACGGCGACGATGGAGGACATTGACCTCAGGCTCAAGGAGCTCGACGAAGCATTACGTCTGGACAACGCGCCAAAGAACGACGCGCCGGTTATCGACGTACGGCCGAAAGCCCCCGCACAACCGCAGACAACCAAGCCTTCAGCGACAGCCAGCAAGCCTTCGGGCAAAGCACAGCCGAAGCTCGAGACCTTCAAGCCCGGCGACGCTAAGGCAGAGAAGCGCGAGACTTACAGCGGAACGATTCAGCGCATACGCTGGACGTACTCGGAAGGCAACAGCACCAAGAAGGTTAAAGCCGTCATCGAGGCGAACGAGGGGGCAGACCCTCAGGTCTTCATGGTCGGCGGGAACGTTCACGCACTCTTCGAGGGAGCGGCTGACAGCGTGGAAGGCCTAACGTCTCCCTACACGAACATGACCGTAACCCTCAACCGCAATGACAGCGGAGTGGAGCTCATCTTCTCTCCGACGGGAATCACTAAGGCGGAAAAGTTAGTGCTCAGCAACCCCAGACGCATAGCGTTCGACTTCTTCTACCCGGAGAGCGTGATAGTATCTCCGGCCTCAGCACAGCAGACTCCCGCCGTCCGTACGCCGACACAAACCAGAGTGCAGATTCCAGAAATAGTCCCCCAGCCTCTGCCGACAACGCCGCGTTCTCCTGCAGTAACTACGCCGCCAAGCACAATCACTATCCCGACGAGTGCTGCAGGTGCCGCGAGACTCCGTGCAGGACGTAAAACCGTAGTTATCGATCCGGGACACGGCGGAAAAGACCCGGGAGCTTCAGCTAACGGCGTTATGGAGAAGAACGTAAATCTTGCTGTCGGCCTTGAGTTAAACAGGGTGCTCGGTGCGAGAGGCTATAACGTTGTGATGACGCGCAACACCGACGTATACCTGACGCTTCAGGAACGCACCGACATAGCCAACCGCGTGAATGCAGACCTGTTCGTGAGCGTTCACGTCAACGCACTGCCCAACAAGAAGTCAATGACCGGCTTCGAGATATACATCATGGCACTTCCGACGGACAAGGACGCTATGAACTTGGCCAAGATCGAGAACAGAGAATACATCGAGGGCAAGGGCATGGACACAGCAAACGTTGACCGCCGGACGGAAATGCTCCTGAAGATTCTCGGGGACATGCAGCAGAACAACAAGATAAGCGAGAGCACGGACTTTGCCGCCGCACTCTACAACGCGGGGGTACTCGGCGGACTTCCGATGCGGAGGATAGCGCAGGCACCGTTCTTCGTGCTGAGGGGAGCGGGGATGCCGGCCGTTCTGCTGGAGATAGGGTTTGTTACCAACCAGACGGAGTCCCAGCTTCTGACGACACCTGCATACCAGCAGAAGATAGCCGAAGCTATGGCCGCAGGAATAGTGAACTACCTGAAGTGAGGAGGAAGAAGAGAATTGCCGCCAGTTCGCAGAGTTCGCAGCACAACAACAACATCATCAGAGGACAAAGAGCCGGTTCGTCCGCCCGCACCGAGACGCAGGCAGGCCGCGCAGGCTCAGCAGGCAGCACAGGCCAGGCAGGCCAAGAGACCAGCACCGAGAGCAAGGACGCGTGAAGTTCCGCAGGAGAGGGAGTCCGCGCCGCTCTTACTGAAGCTGTTGTCGTGGCTGGGAATAATCCTGCTGTGCTTCGTGATAGGGTATCTGGGTACGTCGTGGTTCATGGACTTCATGAGCCGGAAACTTCTCCTGAAGCCAGAGAACAGAATCGAGACGCAGGAGGATCTGACGGAGTTTCAGGAGTCCGAGAGCCGACAAGAAGCCGAGCGTGCGAAAGATTCCGGGAATGTACAGCAGATTTCCCTGAACCTCTACCACGTCCGCAACGACACGATAGCCGAGACACGCAGGAATTTCGTTTCGCGCACAAGAGAGGACAACATCCGCGATGCAGTCGAGGAGATTCTGTCTCTCAGCGAAGTTCCGGGAAAAATCAAGCTGCTCCACGTGTTCAGGAACGGAGAGACCGCATTTCTGGACATGCCGGGGCAGTTTGCCTCAGCTATCGACAAAATGGGCAAGCGCAAGAGCCTTCTTCTGCTCACCGGCCTTGTTAGGACGCTGCAGGAGAACTTCTCGCCCCTTTCGCAGATACGTTTCCTGATAGACTCCAAAGCTCCGAAGTCCGGCGGAGAAGTCAACTTGGCCGCCCCGTGGAAGATGCCGAAGAAG from Synergistaceae bacterium carries:
- a CDS encoding N-acetylmuramoyl-L-alanine amidase, with the translated sequence MRRIIFLALLAVLACAFSACADVQVYRGAGSIGSVPSLENASGLCVPVEDVARIMGFSVRRSGEEVFMLRGSSQLKLILKSAAAWRGLAIVPLYSAPFEQGGKVWLDSQSAVSLFQAFAGRGQNSRLRFVKGAAQPAPAIVAAEAPEPPKPAATATVAQAPAKPAKTATVAQTTAKPAQTVAASQAPAKPAETATMEDIDLRLKELDEALRLDNAPKNDAPVIDVRPKAPAQPQTTKPSATASKPSGKAQPKLETFKPGDAKAEKRETYSGTIQRIRWTYSEGNSTKKVKAVIEANEGADPQVFMVGGNVHALFEGAADSVEGLTSPYTNMTVTLNRNDSGVELIFSPTGITKAEKLVLSNPRRIAFDFFYPESVIVSPASAQQTPAVRTPTQTRVQIPEIVPQPLPTTPRSPAVTTPPSTITIPTSAAGAARLRAGRKTVVIDPGHGGKDPGASANGVMEKNVNLAVGLELNRVLGARGYNVVMTRNTDVYLTLQERTDIANRVNADLFVSVHVNALPNKKSMTGFEIYIMALPTDKDAMNLAKIENREYIEGKGMDTANVDRRTEMLLKILGDMQQNNKISESTDFAAALYNAGVLGGLPMRRIAQAPFFVLRGAGMPAVLLEIGFVTNQTESQLLTTPAYQQKIAEAMAAGIVNYLK
- a CDS encoding GerMN domain-containing protein — its product is MPPVRRVRSTTTTSSEDKEPVRPPAPRRRQAAQAQQAAQARQAKRPAPRARTREVPQERESAPLLLKLLSWLGIILLCFVIGYLGTSWFMDFMSRKLLLKPENRIETQEDLTEFQESESRQEAERAKDSGNVQQISLNLYHVRNDTIAETRRNFVSRTREDNIRDAVEEILSLSEVPGKIKLLHVFRNGETAFLDMPGQFASAIDKMGKRKSLLLLTGLVRTLQENFSPLSQIRFLIDSKAPKSGGEVNLAAPWKMPKKS
- a CDS encoding ROK family protein yields the protein MYGALEAGGTKMICATGNEEGQILDQVSIPTTTPDETMPKIIEYFRAKLDAENPDDKLKAIGVACFGPVDVRPNSKTYGNILYTPKIPWRNFPMVKTLREALDNIPVGFDTDVNGSLLGEATWGTAKGLTDAVYFTIGTGIGMGAMAGGNLIHGMLHPEAGHIMMAPVPGDEYKGHCPNHGTCFEGMACGPAIEDRWGKPGKELRENPDVWDLEAKYIAQALTSVIFTLSPQKIILGGGVMGQSQLFPLIRKYVLENVNGYIDTKELRNINAYITPAALNGNQGIMGALKLAEMAAEEE
- a CDS encoding purine-binding chemotaxis protein CheW; translation: MPNNDFKDIDVESLGEEHINLVFTLGRENFGVDVNIVNEIVRVPSFITRVPNAPMYIRGVINLRGTIVPVFDMHMKTGMPATPLTDEARIVVITISDVIFGMIVNSVREVKTIYDTQLEPATKLSSAVDRRYVLWVAKPADERLILLLDIPRLFELDQILQEDNE
- the ptsP gene encoding phosphoenolpyruvate--protein phosphotransferase, which produces MQTFKGIKIVNGIAIGKIKLYKPAVYEISEDLVSDIAAELERFEAARLKVQEDQNALCEKEMKEGHKETAGIFEAHALMLDDEDTIIEPCKEVMAEGHTAEFAVRQVFDEVAKAFSEMEDEYFRARSADVIDLKSSMLDVLFGADTSSLQGTEPAILVAEDLAPSETVKLDKSLLLGLVTRLGSSNSHTAILARSMNWPTLIQCHDIADDWDGKFAILDGYNSCIYIEPDQETIDRLSAKQKEDREKEARLQELKGKPSQTKDGRKVRLYANIGGPKDIKAVLENDAEGVGLFRSEFVYLNSKEDPSEDAQFAAYKQVLEGLSPRLVIIRTCDIGADKTIDYMHLDKEDNPALGFRAVRICLSRPDFFKRQLRALLRASAFGNLGIMFPMIISKWEVVECKKILEECRKELEAEGQKVGKYEIGIMIETPAAALCADELAEEVDFFSLGTNDLTQYTCAIDRQSANLERFANTHHPALLRLIRETIEAGHRHGTWVGICGELGADPELSEEFLKWGVDELSVNPKSILPLRERVRNMDLSQFKTESPASEAKPEPAAPKPEAKAEAPKPKGFFGRLFG